Genomic window (Bacteroidota bacterium):
ACTTTTCAACGGCTTCATCGAGTTCCTTATAGGCCTTGCTTGCCTTCAGGGCAGTCAGCAGTTCATTTTCCTTTTTGATCTGCTCAAGCATGATTTCCTTCATTTTGCCCATGGGAAGTTTCATCAGCACGTAGGCTCTGAAAACTCCATCTTCGTTGCGGATTTCCTTTTTCTCCTCAGAAACCCCGATCAGCCGCTGGCGTGCCAGCTGCTTGGTGGTTTCGGAAAACTCGGTCAGAATTTTGGAATCCACATTCATTCCGGTTTCCTGAGCAAACCGTTTGGTCAGCACATCGACATTGTTTTCCATCTGGCGGGCCAGATCGGCATTGGCAGTGGCTTTGGCCTTATTGACAGCCATCTGCAGATCACGCGAGACTTCTGCAGCCACCGAGTACAGATATTCGTCGCTGTTCGAAGGCGGTTCCATATACCAGGACGGTAAATCGTCCACAAAATCATCGGAAGCTTTCTGATGAATATTGGTTCCTTCTTTGCTACCACCACATCCGGTCAGGATGAAAAGTCCGAAACCGGTGATCATCGTTAAAGCTGCAGGCATTCTTTTCATTGTTGTCCCTTTCTGCATCGTGAAAATCAGAATAACATTCCTATTTGCAGGGTTGTCTGAGGCCTCATGGTCTCCTGCCCTTCCATCGGGTTGTACGTGAACCGGATGAACGGGGTTTCAACCGAATTGTTCAGATATGCATTTATCTCATAACCCACTGATATACCTTTGGCAAAAACTCGGGTCGGAGTCCGGCTTCCATCCGGCTTATAATAGACTTTCATATGCTCATACCGCACCACCAGCGCAGGAGCAATTCTTTCAACAATATAAAAAGGTGAGAAAGACAGCCCCGAGTACCAGGTTTCATACCTCAGACCACCCGAAACCACCGACCCATCTTCACCCGTGTAACGGATTGGTTTAAACAGGGTACGTTTTTCATTAATCCCAAAACCCAGAAACCACCGGATGGGGACCCATTCCCGTGAAAATTCAATATCAGTACCCGCCATGCCGACATTCCCGCCTTTTACACCCGTTAAATCTTTCATGACAGTGGCAGGTAAACCCGCATTGCGGTAGACAAATCCGAGACCGGATCCGCCATTGTATAATCCATGAAGCCGTTCATTCCCCAGCAGACTGAAACGGAAAAATTTTCCGCTGGACCGGGTCAGGTTCACTTCCATGAAAATGTCTTCCTCATCTGCTTCAAAACGGTATCGTTCCGATTCAAAACCCGGATTGTCAAATATCAGACTGTAGGAACCCGGCTCAATTTTCATGTGATAAACCGGCAGATTCCCGGTGAAATTCACATCACGGTTACTGGTCGAAAATAATCGGTACCGGGCGCCTGTGGTTCCAATCAGAGTCAGACGGGCCTGCCGGAACAAGGTCGCCTGTCGGGTGACCATTTCCTGTTTCCGGATGGTAATGGGAAATCTGACGGTCTGATAGGATTCCTTTCTGATTTCGAGATCATAACTATCGGTGGGAATGTTATCTGAGAAAAAGGGGGTAAACCCAACCCTGGTCCCATTCAGATAAACCTCGGCTTCGTCTGGCTCTGATGTCACCTGAAGTTTGCCCACAGTGCGTCTGAGTGATACCACCACATCTCTTTCCTCAAGACGACGAACATTCGCGGTAAAAACCGAATCCTCATGCCCGCTTCTTACCACTCTGACTTCCCTCTTACCTGAAAGAACACGCAGGTAGCCATCTTTGGGGTATACTTCACGGTTATCGATGTAAATCCGGGAGGCGCCCGGATTGACCCGCACCGTCCATTCACCATAATCGGGGACCAGTGAAACCGGAATCACCATCGCGAGGGCCGGATCGTCATTCGGGCCCGATTCCACGGTGGTTTCAAAAGGCAGGTACATTTCCCGGTACACCTTTATCTTACTGACCCCGACCGGAATCCTGACGGGAATATCAGGTTGATAAGCCGTCCATTTTCCATTGATTTCCAATTCATTTTCTGCATCGGTCTGTAATCTGATCAGTCCGAACCTGGGGACCATTTCGACCACTTTTGAGGTGGTTTCCCCTTTCCGGATGCTGACCTGAAAACGAACTGTGTCATAGTCCGCTTTTGAAAGGGTGATCTGATAGTCCTTTGATTCAAAACCGGTCAGGGTATACGGGGTGAATGCGCCGGTTGCAGACATATCGGCAATGTCAATCCGTGCTCCTGCAGGCACCGACCGGATGACCAGATCTCCTTTTTCGGGATCGCCCGATGGAATTTTTCCTTCAATGGAATAATACTTTACATCGCGTGCCTGAATTTTCGGTATGCGCAGTTTTGCTTCGAGATAACCGGGAGATTTTATGGTGAGTGTTTGTGTTTCGGGGCGAAGGATCAGAATGTATTTGTTTTCACCAGGGTTGGTTTTATCGGCGACAATTCCATCGGTATTCGATTCAAAAACCAGATTCGGCAATCCGGAATAAATAATGACCGCGGCATCTTTCGGGTACTGGGTAAAAACCGGTATCGAAGCGGGCCGGGCTTCTTCGCGGATCAGAAATTCGCGAAGGGTCTGCGCCACCGATAGCTGAGTGCCAGCCAGAATCAGAAATCCGACCAAAAAAGGTTTCATACTAGGTCTCCCGGATCAATCACCAAGGCACTATCGTACGGATTATTCAGGTCTTTGTTTCTGCCGACCTGTCAGTTGATAATCTCGAAATCACCCAATGAAATCACCGAATCCGGTGTGGTGTGTTTCCCGGGTTGCCAGGCTCTGACATGGATGATGGGCTGGTTCTCATCCCTGAAATCAATCATCAGGAACAGATATCCCTTATCTGAATAGGTGGGTGAGTACCAATACTGTAACAAAGAAACACCGTAAATGGATTGGAATTTACGGTGCTGTACCACCTCAATTTCCTCGAAACCGACCTTGATGTATTCGTTTTTTCCGAATACCCGTTCCAGCCCGCTCAGATAATCTGCCTTGCTTTGCCTGATCAGTTCGACCCGCTGGGTTCCAAGGTTGTTTTCGAGATAGTCCGAGCGGTCTTCACCCGACTGAACAACATGTCCGACGATGATCAGCGCCTGATCACTGAACACCTGTTCAAGGTAAGTCAGATCCTTTCGGTTGTAGGCTGTCCGGAAGTTTTCCACAAAATCAAGAATGATCTGCCGTCTTCTCAGATCGGCTACTGTCAGTCCGGCTGACAGAACGGTTTCATACTGATGTTCGGGAAGTCCGAGTGTCACCGATTCGAGTAATCCGTTTCGTCGGAAGGCGAGCACCAGATGTTCTTCGGAAAGATCCCCGGCAGCCACTTTGATCTGAATGGGAATTCCCCTCAGTTCAATCAGACTATCCGGCCGGATAATCGGCTGAAGGTTTACTTCTGTTTCTGAACAAAAGAACGGTCGGTAGGCCCACAGGTCAATCAGGGTTTTCTGGGCTGCAGCAGAAAGTTTTAATTTTCCGGGCTTGATCTTTCTTCCCGACTGAAAGGCAGCATTGGCCTCGCTGAGAAGGGCACCGGCCTGTTTGGATAGTTGTTCCGAACCCGGAAATTCTGAGGGGATCAGAACCGAGGTTTTATGCTGAGCAGAAAGGACACCCGCTGCAAACAACAGCAAAAAGAAAAGTAAGGTCTGCATGGTTCTGACCGGAACTGAAAGCAGCCCCGTATTACATTCATTTGAATTCAAGGTAGATCACCGCCATTCCACGAAACGATTCCCTGACCGAGGGGACGGATTTTCCGGTTATTTCATTCCGGTACCCCTGGGTCATCGGCGTGAGGAAAGCTGCAATTTCCTTTGTATCGGGATGATAAACAACTGCATAACAGAGTTCAGGGTTAATAAAATCGGTGGATTTCCCAAACATCAGCCGTCCTTCATTTTTCAGCAATCTGAGCACCGACAACACCGAGTCGGCCTGGGTAACAGCCGAAAGTGGTTTCCAGACGTCACTCCCCTGAAAGGACAGCCAGTCGGTCTTCACCGTTTTTTGCTTAATGACAGGGGCATCTGCAATCTCTCCTTTTCCATTCACCCATTTAGAAACCACCAGATCCTGGCTGTTATTTAAAACCAGCTTAACAAGGTATTTTCCTTCCGGATCAGAGAAAAATTGCCTTGGGGATTGTTCGGTAGAAACCGTTCCATCTCCAAAATCCCAGAAAAACCGGGAAACACTCAGGGCTGTGATCTCGGGAACAAACCGGATGACATTGCTTTTTTGCGGTTTCACAGAAAAACCGATTTTGATAAAACCCGAAAAATCAATCTGAATAGTCCGGGTCACGGTTAATGCCATTTCCTCATGGATGGCCATCAGTTCTGCACCGGCAACGGTTTCATCAATAAAAGGTCGAACGGCCAGTTCCATCTGCAGAGTCCGGCCGGAAGGGAATCCATACAAAGGAACAGGTGCCACCCCATTTTTTATCCGGCGGTAAACCGGTGACCGTTTTGCATCGGTCACTTCAATGCCATCGACCACTTTGTCACCCGAACGGAATTCGAGACCAAGCAGTGCAGGATCTTCGGGATTATCGGGCAGATCCAGCGAGGCCGCCGATACTTTCATATCCTGGAAAAGCGTCCGCAACCGGCCGGCTAGCCAGGCTTTCATATCAGGGATTCCCTCGACAGAAACGGGTTCCACCGAATAAAAAGATTTCAGGTACAGCAGATACCAGTCCTGAACCATTGCGGCCGGTCCCACCTGACCCTCCCGTTCAGACAGAACGGTCCAGGCCGTGATCAGTTCACCTGCCAATTCATCCATCGACCTCCGGTAATCCGCCTTGGATAACACCGCTACCACTTTGGTACGGCCATCTTCCATTTCGAAACTGGAAAAGGTGATTCCGGTCAGCCGTGCCTGAGAGAAACTGTAGACTTTCTGGCTGGCTGATTCCCTG
Coding sequences:
- a CDS encoding LPP20 family lipoprotein, whose protein sequence is MPAALTMITGFGLFILTGCGGSKEGTNIHQKASDDFVDDLPSWYMEPPSNSDEYLYSVAAEVSRDLQMAVNKAKATANADLARQMENNVDVLTKRFAQETGMNVDSKILTEFSETTKQLARQRLIGVSEEKKEIRNEDGVFRAYVLMKLPMGKMKEIMLEQIKKENELLTALKASKAYKELDEAVEKYDEQRGK
- a CDS encoding PEGA domain-containing protein, which gives rise to MKPFLVGFLILAGTQLSVAQTLREFLIREEARPASIPVFTQYPKDAAVIIYSGLPNLVFESNTDGIVADKTNPGENKYILILRPETQTLTIKSPGYLEAKLRIPKIQARDVKYYSIEGKIPSGDPEKGDLVIRSVPAGARIDIADMSATGAFTPYTLTGFESKDYQITLSKADYDTVRFQVSIRKGETTSKVVEMVPRFGLIRLQTDAENELEINGKWTAYQPDIPVRIPVGVSKIKVYREMYLPFETTVESGPNDDPALAMVIPVSLVPDYGEWTVRVNPGASRIYIDNREVYPKDGYLRVLSGKREVRVVRSGHEDSVFTANVRRLEERDVVVSLRRTVGKLQVTSEPDEAEVYLNGTRVGFTPFFSDNIPTDSYDLEIRKESYQTVRFPITIRKQEMVTRQATLFRQARLTLIGTTGARYRLFSTSNRDVNFTGNLPVYHMKIEPGSYSLIFDNPGFESERYRFEADEEDIFMEVNLTRSSGKFFRFSLLGNERLHGLYNGGSGLGFVYRNAGLPATVMKDLTGVKGGNVGMAGTDIEFSREWVPIRWFLGFGINEKRTLFKPIRYTGEDGSVVSGGLRYETWYSGLSFSPFYIVERIAPALVVRYEHMKVYYKPDGSRTPTRVFAKGISVGYEINAYLNNSVETPFIRFTYNPMEGQETMRPQTTLQIGMLF